GCTAATGTATTTACGGCATGAGAGGGTATTGTCGGTGGGTTGGAGAGGGTGAAAAATGTGATCTCACTTGACAAGGGGTTATGTATTTGAGGTTTTggttggggggggggggggggggtcaGTACAACTACTAGTGTAATTGTAAACTTTCACATTTATGTACATTCCTGCCCTACTTTTGACAGCTATATTTGTATCTTTCTTATTTCTACTCTGCAATAAATTGCTTCATTTAGCACTTCATCTTCTTGGCTAGTGGCTGCAATGGTGTTTAACCTATCCATACTAACCAACCCTTGTTGATATCCTCTACTGACCTAGGTGATCATTACTGCAGTTTAGCCTCTTCAAATACAATATACTTTTACTTTTGCTATGATAAATGTTTCTTTGTCCTTAATTTTTAGAAGCTCTTCACTTGTTGTAATGCATGAATTTACCGCAGTATTTGACAATGGTTCAAGTTCATTGTAAGACACAGACACGCACAATTTATTCTTACCTTAGCATTTTGTGATGATTGTTCCTTGATTGCAAGAATTTGCAGATATGTCATTCTTTTTGTGTGTTACTGTAGACAGAATTTGTTTATGCATATGCGAATCTGGTCACTTCTGGTTCCGAGAGGCCAGATTAGATGTTACTGTCTTTGATTAAGTAGGTTGTGCATTTTTGTGTAATGCTGACATTTGTGTGAACTTTCTAGGTAGAAAATGTTTGATTCACACCTATTTTCGCTCTCGTTTCTTATGCTGATATTTTTGAGATTTGGGTGATCTTGAAGTTTACATGTGCGGTTTTGAATAAGAACATGCAGCTTAATAAACGTATACTGTATAAGTAGTATATATTGTTCAAGTTCTTGATTTAAGACCATATATGCAGTTCTTGTTAAGTTCCTTTCAGCTGGTTTTAGTTCTTTTGTCTTGTATTCCTGTTATGTACATGATGTGTTTTGACTTCACTCCTAATAGTTTTGGGACCAGATAACTGAAAACATGGATCACAATCATAAGACATGGCTTTGGAGGAAAAAACATTCCGAAAAAACAATTGTTGCTACAGATAAAATCGATCATAATGAAGAAGAGGTAACCATGTTTAATTATGTTCTCCTTTTCTTGTAAACATGTTTGTATTACTACTGAATAAAGGAAGAAGCATCATTAGTAATTTAGACTGCTATTTATGTCTTTATTAACTAACCAATATATGCTCATTTTCTTCTCAGAAAGAGGTTCATCTGGAGAGTCTTGTGAAAAACTTGAATGAGACGTTAACATCTGCTCTTCGCGATTGTAACACTAAAGATGATTTGGTGGCAAGTCATGAAAAGAGAGCTCAAGACGCTATTTCAGGTGATTACTGTTTTTTTTGTGTCCGTAAATGTTTCTTTTATCTATTCTTTAGCTGTACTTTAAACTCAACTTTTGCAAATGATATATCTGAGAATAATTAGGCCAGAAGAAGGCAGAGATGGAGGCGGTgtttctaaaacaagaacttgaTGAAGCTTTGTTGCAGAATGTATCTGCAAATGAAACGATCACTTACCTAACTTCTGCTTTGAAGGAATCTATACAAAAATTAGGTTCTATGCGAGAGGATCATGAGAAAAGTTTGCATGATGCTGTTACGAGTACAAGAGAATTTGAGAAGGTACATAAAAAATTAGAGGATAGGTTCACGGAAACAAGTAAAAGACTGGAGAATCTGATGGTTGAGAATTCTCATTTAAGTGAAGCACTGTTGTTGAAAGAGAATATGATTCAATCTTTAAACAGACGCAAGTCTCAAACAGAAGCAGAGTTCGAGACACTTATGGCTAAGCTAGATGAAATGGAAAAGGAAAATGCTTTCTTGAAGTACGAGTTTCGAGTTCTTGAGAAGGAATTTGAGATTCGAAATGAGGAGTTGGAATTCAATCGCCGGTCTGCTGATGCATCACACAAGCAACATCTGGAGAGCATGAAGAAGGTTTCAAAGTTGGAAGCAGAATGTCAAAGATTAAGAGTCTTAATGAGAAAAAGACTGCCAGGTCCAGCTGCTTTTGCAGAAATGAGGAGTGAAGTAGAAACTCATGGAAGAAAACATACAGAGAGTATGAGAAAGAATACGAGTAGTGCGACAGGCTTCACTGTTGAAAAATCTTCCGAAGTTTATGGTAAAAATTCAAGCTTTCTAACAGGAAGGTGGTCAATAATTGAGGAAGAAAACAAAATTCTGAAAGAACTTCTAATCAAGAAAGACGATGAAATCCATTCTTCAAGAACATCATTTTCCCAAACAGCTTCCAAATTATCACATGTCGAAGCTCAGCTCAGGGATCTTTTAAAAGATCCAAAACTTAGAAACATGGCCATGTGTGGTCATTCATCAAATAGGTCAGTGTCATCTAGTTTTGATCTTGCTTATGATGATGAACTAGTTCATTCTAGATCATTGGCTATAATTTCACAGGAGGAAGCAAAGAGTAAAGCTGAGTGTAAAATGATTGGTGTTTCAGACATGAGCCTTATGGATGATTTTGTTGAGATGGAGAAATTAGCAATTGTTGCTGTTCATTCCCCCTCAGGAAGTTCTCAACTATCTTCAGATGCAAGTAAAACATTTTCAAATCGCTTGATGAGTGATTCAAGAGAACATGATTTAGAAATTAGGGGCAAGGAACTAGTTCCAGTAGAACCTCTTATTAAAGGTAGTGATGTTTGTTGGCCTCAGGATGTAATTAAGGTGATTTTGAGTCAGAAGCAAATTTCAAATAAAAGCTTCGATGAACTTCTGGAGGAGATTAAAGTAGCTTTATCCAACAAGATTCATACGAGTTCCAAGGATTCTGAACAGGCTGCTCTGCTTCCTGTTAGTGGTTACATCACTTGGAAAACTCCTACTAGTTCCCCACGGAAGGATTGTCTCAAAAAAATGTCCGATATAGGCATTTTAGTAGACGAACGTGAATGCCCAAGAAATGATACAAAGACTGTAAAGGGGCAGGATGAGAACTTGGAGGCGTTGCTAAAAATGGCAAATGATAAGAATGATACCTTGATGTTACAACTTGCGGAAACAGAAGAAAGAATAGGAAGCCTACAAACTGAGCTCCGGACGATAAAAGAATCAAAAAGTACTATTGAGGAGCAAGTAGAACATCAGAAGTTGATAAATGAGGATCTGCATATGCAACTTACAGTTTCCAAACTAGAATTGAATAAACTTTATGAAAAGTTATCATATCTCGAAGTGGAACTCGAGGAAAGAAGTCGATGCTGTGAAGAATTTGAAGCAACTTGTCTCGAGCTTGGACTGCAACTAGAAAGGTAACATCTTTTATTTCATAGTTTATTGTCCTTTTCATTTTCACGAAGGAAAAGAAAGAATCTAAAATGAAAAGGAGTGGATTGCAGTGTTACCAATAAGGACCTCACAAAGAAAAACATAAATCAAGATAGAAAGCTGCTCCAAACTGTAAGTTCTATTTTATCTCT
The sequence above is drawn from the Apium graveolens cultivar Ventura chromosome 2, ASM990537v1, whole genome shotgun sequence genome and encodes:
- the LOC141707772 gene encoding filament-like plant protein 7, with the translated sequence MDHNHKTWLWRKKHSEKTIVATDKIDHNEEEKEVHLESLVKNLNETLTSALRDCNTKDDLVASHEKRAQDAISGQKKAEMEAVFLKQELDEALLQNVSANETITYLTSALKESIQKLGSMREDHEKSLHDAVTSTREFEKVHKKLEDRFTETSKRLENLMVENSHLSEALLLKENMIQSLNRRKSQTEAEFETLMAKLDEMEKENAFLKYEFRVLEKEFEIRNEELEFNRRSADASHKQHLESMKKVSKLEAECQRLRVLMRKRLPGPAAFAEMRSEVETHGRKHTESMRKNTSSATGFTVEKSSEVYGKNSSFLTGRWSIIEEENKILKELLIKKDDEIHSSRTSFSQTASKLSHVEAQLRDLLKDPKLRNMAMCGHSSNRSVSSSFDLAYDDELVHSRSLAIISQEEAKSKAECKMIGVSDMSLMDDFVEMEKLAIVAVHSPSGSSQLSSDASKTFSNRLMSDSREHDLEIRGKELVPVEPLIKGSDVCWPQDVIKVILSQKQISNKSFDELLEEIKVALSNKIHTSSKDSEQAALLPVSGYITWKTPTSSPRKDCLKKMSDIGILVDERECPRNDTKTVKGQDENLEALLKMANDKNDTLMLQLAETEERIGSLQTELRTIKESKSTIEEQVEHQKLINEDLHMQLTVSKLELNKLYEKLSYLEVELEERSRCCEEFEATCLELGLQLESVTNKDLTKKNINQDRKLLQTDWEINAASAKLAECQETIFNLGKQLKVLSSRKESSDFDKGVYIPSTIESKSKLNQRSSLRDMLDEHSGEPVNLESPKTKEIISSSEKKISSTIHYKNHSDLLSPKNHFLGGKHEALTPVGTMAIIPSKKQEGSSLLKKLFLRRKRGTRVKRSLSFRT